In Dama dama isolate Ldn47 chromosome 9, ASM3311817v1, whole genome shotgun sequence, the following proteins share a genomic window:
- the LOC133062435 gene encoding high mobility group protein B1-like — protein MGKGDPKKPRGKMSSYAFFVQTCREEHKKKHPDASVNFSEFSKKCSERWKTMSAKEKGKFEDMAKADKARYEREMKTYISPKGETKKKFKDPNAPKRPPSAFFLFCSEYRPKIKGEHPGLSIGDVAKKLGEMWNNTAADDKQPYEKKAAKLKEKYEKDIAAYRAKGKPDAAKKGVVKAEKSKKKKEEEEDEDEEDEEEEEDEEDEEEEEDDDDE, from the coding sequence ATGGGCAAAGGAGATCCTAAGAAGCCGAGAGGCAAAATGTCATCATATGCATTCTTTGTGCAAACTTGCCGGGAGGAGCACAAGAAGAAGCACCCGGATGCTTCAGTCAACTTCTCAGAGTTTTCTAAGAAGTGCTCAGAGAGGTGGAAGACCATGTCtgctaaagagaaaggaaaatttgaagACATGGCAAAGGCGGACAAGGCCCGttatgaaagagaaatgaaaacttatatcTCCCCTAAAGgggaaacaaaaaagaagttCAAGGATCCCAATGCACCCAAGAGGCCTCCTTCggcctttttcttgttttgttctgAGTATCGTCCAAAAATCAAAGGCGAACATCCTGGCCTGTCCATTGGTGATGTTGCAAAGAAACTGGGAGAGATGTGGAATAACACTGCTGCGGATGACAAGCAGCCTTATGAGAAGAAGGCTGCTAAGCTGaaggaaaagtatgaaaaggataTTGCTGCATACCGAGCTAAAGGGAAGCCTGATGCAGCAAAAAAGGGAGTTGTTAAGGccgaaaaaagcaagaaaaagaaggaagaggaggaagatgaagatgaagaggatgaggaggaggaagaagatgaagaggatgaggaggaggaagaagatgatgatgatgaataa